From a region of the Luteolibacter arcticus genome:
- a CDS encoding TVP38/TMEM64 family protein, which produces MDQLLVWKDRLLEVLNTAPPALFLAGMVLLPLGPFPVSVLFVLAGARFGAVAGFGLGMLALAVNMTLGYWLARRVVRTPLERWLTGRGIAVPRLGSEDELRFLLLFRIAPGMPLFLQNYILGLAEVGFGRYLAVSLLAQLPYAVGFVWIGQALTESSAWKVVLTVAGVVALALLVSLLRSWLSRRQPVREE; this is translated from the coding sequence ATGGACCAACTGCTCGTTTGGAAGGACCGCTTGCTTGAGGTGTTGAACACCGCCCCTCCGGCGCTGTTCCTCGCCGGGATGGTGCTCCTGCCGCTCGGGCCTTTTCCGGTGAGCGTGCTGTTTGTCCTCGCGGGGGCGAGGTTCGGGGCGGTGGCGGGCTTCGGCCTGGGGATGCTCGCGCTGGCGGTAAACATGACGCTCGGCTATTGGCTGGCGCGTCGCGTGGTGCGCACTCCGTTGGAGCGATGGCTTACGGGACGCGGGATTGCGGTTCCGCGCTTGGGATCGGAGGACGAACTGAGGTTCCTGCTGCTTTTCCGGATTGCGCCCGGGATGCCCCTGTTCCTGCAGAACTACATTCTCGGCCTCGCGGAGGTCGGGTTCGGCCGCTACCTCGCCGTGTCGCTGCTGGCGCAGTTGCCGTATGCGGTCGGCTTTGTGTGGATCGGCCAGGCACTCACCGAAAGCTCGGCGTGGAAGGTGGTCCTGACGGTGGCCGGGGTGGTGGCGCTCGCGCTGCTGGTGAGCTTGCTGCGGAGCTGGCTCAGCCGGCGGCAGCCGGTTCGCGAGGAGTGA
- a CDS encoding tetratricopeptide repeat protein yields the protein MTNPPTTDSLPAQRIPDRFIYIALFAVMCAVVALAWPGLRSPSFLDDLDHAAHVTHFSGWKDTLGTDCFGLFRPFKNIVYYSFHRFGTPPPLLWHSIPLGLYLGAVAAVFALSRRLTSSSLAGLAAAALWALSATQTTTVIWMACFNISLSVILICLAVLQYDRSWDSARPWAGRLPACLVLTFLALVSYETALCIAPVCVATDVLRKRRLFSKPALLRYAALAAVTLGFLVLRHQLGGVSKANYNNFSFDPEMPLWKLSVSAPWLMWRHFSMWFFPFGRVEFMSTYIWGKSASMLDLAGAWGFFLMLVAAWGFTLRRLPLFAFGIAWYFLASFPSSNFIPLRSGPIEDYYVVVPGVGLAIAVVALLRAARGWIATPQGSSLGYKKLTATCLVGSILVLKLAGIPLFWHQATLWNDPLRLYLAAAYDRPAQFQQKNLAARELIYRGDYVTAKQLVDESLADGPWYTINYLLLGEIAIRAGDYKAAADYFDRSQSMADTSPRFREFIHLRRAEIHVASGNLVEARDLLLPLLRRTGGEEHYPATVMLADIYFRQGDREKARKTLEKSATFHPQKRGEIEQLMLQLASQTSVPTGN from the coding sequence ATGACCAACCCTCCCACCACCGATTCGCTGCCAGCGCAGCGCATCCCGGACCGTTTCATCTACATCGCCCTCTTCGCCGTGATGTGCGCCGTGGTGGCGCTTGCCTGGCCGGGTCTCAGGTCACCGTCTTTCCTCGATGACCTGGATCACGCGGCCCACGTCACCCACTTCAGTGGCTGGAAGGATACGCTGGGCACCGATTGCTTCGGCCTGTTCCGCCCCTTCAAGAATATCGTCTATTACTCATTCCATCGCTTCGGGACCCCGCCGCCCCTGCTCTGGCACAGCATCCCGCTCGGTCTTTATCTCGGTGCCGTTGCAGCCGTGTTCGCGCTCTCGCGCCGGCTCACCTCCTCATCCCTTGCCGGCCTGGCCGCCGCAGCCTTGTGGGCACTCAGCGCCACCCAGACCACCACCGTCATCTGGATGGCCTGCTTCAATATCAGCCTCTCGGTCATACTGATCTGCCTCGCCGTTCTCCAATACGACCGCTCCTGGGATTCCGCGCGCCCGTGGGCCGGCCGTCTCCCCGCCTGTCTGGTGCTTACCTTTCTCGCGTTGGTTTCCTACGAAACCGCTCTCTGCATCGCACCCGTCTGCGTCGCTACCGATGTCTTGCGGAAACGCCGCCTCTTCTCGAAGCCGGCACTGCTCCGGTATGCCGCGCTCGCCGCAGTGACCCTCGGCTTCCTCGTCCTCCGGCACCAGCTCGGCGGCGTCTCCAAGGCGAACTACAACAACTTCAGCTTCGACCCTGAGATGCCGCTGTGGAAGCTCAGCGTCTCCGCCCCGTGGCTGATGTGGCGGCACTTCTCGATGTGGTTCTTCCCGTTCGGACGCGTCGAGTTCATGAGCACCTACATCTGGGGCAAGTCCGCTTCGATGCTCGATCTCGCGGGTGCCTGGGGATTCTTCCTGATGCTCGTCGCCGCGTGGGGGTTCACCCTGCGGCGTCTTCCGCTCTTCGCGTTTGGCATCGCATGGTACTTCCTCGCTAGCTTTCCGTCCTCGAACTTCATCCCCTTGCGATCCGGCCCGATCGAGGACTACTACGTCGTGGTCCCGGGCGTCGGCCTTGCCATTGCGGTGGTCGCACTCCTGCGCGCGGCCCGCGGATGGATCGCCACCCCGCAAGGATCGTCGCTCGGATACAAGAAGCTAACAGCGACCTGCCTCGTCGGTTCCATCCTCGTGCTGAAGCTCGCTGGCATCCCGCTCTTCTGGCACCAGGCGACCCTCTGGAACGACCCCCTCCGGCTCTACCTTGCCGCCGCCTACGACCGGCCGGCGCAGTTCCAACAGAAGAACCTCGCTGCCCGCGAACTCATCTACCGCGGCGACTACGTCACGGCCAAGCAGCTCGTTGATGAATCCCTCGCCGACGGCCCTTGGTACACCATCAACTACCTTCTGTTAGGAGAGATCGCCATCCGTGCGGGCGACTACAAGGCCGCCGCCGACTATTTTGACCGTTCCCAATCGATGGCAGACACCAGTCCCCGCTTCAGGGAATTCATTCATCTCCGGCGCGCTGAAATCCACGTTGCTTCGGGAAATCTCGTCGAGGCCAGGGACTTGCTGCTGCCACTACTCCGGCGAACCGGGGGTGAGGAACATTATCCCGCCACGGTGATGCTGGCGGACATATACTTCCGTCAGGGCGATCGGGAAAAAGCCCGCAAGACCTTGGAAAAATCCGCCACCTTCCACCCCCAGAAGCGAGGCGAAATCGAGCAACTGATGCTTCAGCTTGCCTCCCAAACGTCCGTGCCCACCGGCAATTGA
- a CDS encoding SDR family NAD(P)-dependent oxidoreductase, with the protein MSSYRAAIFGATSAIAQDLLRTLVAEQKQADLLLIGRDAAKLEAVAADLRTRGAECRTIPIDLTDPSVDWKKLLDSAAPWDLFLLAHGSLPDQEQTLADGSAVAREIAVNFTSQAVIAAACSEILTRQGRGTLAVIGSVAGDRGRQSNFLYGSAKAGIDTFMAGMRHRHAAQQDIRIVLLKPGMTDTPMTAGVKKGPLFTSSHKVGALGWQAIRKGKPVAYLPGWWRWVMLIICSVPSPVFLKTKL; encoded by the coding sequence ATGAGTTCTTACCGCGCCGCCATCTTCGGAGCCACTTCGGCCATCGCCCAGGACCTGCTCCGCACTCTCGTGGCGGAGCAAAAGCAAGCCGACCTCCTGCTGATCGGCCGCGATGCCGCCAAGCTGGAAGCCGTGGCTGCCGACCTGCGCACCCGCGGTGCTGAATGCCGCACCATCCCCATCGACCTGACCGATCCCTCGGTGGACTGGAAGAAGCTGTTAGATTCCGCCGCGCCGTGGGATCTCTTCCTGCTCGCCCATGGCTCGCTGCCCGATCAGGAGCAAACGCTGGCCGATGGCAGCGCCGTCGCTCGCGAGATCGCGGTCAATTTCACCAGCCAGGCGGTGATCGCCGCCGCCTGCTCGGAGATCCTGACCCGCCAGGGGCGGGGAACTCTGGCCGTCATCGGCTCGGTCGCAGGCGACCGCGGGCGCCAGTCGAATTTCCTCTACGGTTCCGCCAAGGCCGGCATCGACACCTTCATGGCCGGCATGCGTCACCGGCATGCCGCACAGCAGGACATCCGCATCGTGCTGCTCAAGCCCGGCATGACCGACACGCCGATGACCGCCGGCGTGAAGAAGGGGCCGCTCTTCACCTCCTCGCACAAGGTGGGAGCCCTCGGCTGGCAAGCCATCCGCAAGGGCAAGCCGGTCGCCTACCTGCCCGGCTGGTGGCGCTGGGTGATGCTCATCATCTGCAGCGTACCTTCCCCGGTCTTCCTCAAGACCAAACTCTAA
- a CDS encoding GtrA family protein, with the protein MKLALQYILFAIIATAANLLVQLVVTALDPTQFKFWSALVAGTGAGLVVKYLLDKHYIFQAHHLTSATDIGKSFFRYALTGLLTTGIFWGLELGFHHGFPSWPAAKYVGGAIGLAIGYVWKYQLDRRFTFATP; encoded by the coding sequence ATGAAGCTCGCGCTCCAATACATCTTATTCGCGATCATCGCGACGGCTGCGAACCTGCTCGTGCAGCTCGTGGTCACCGCGTTGGATCCCACGCAGTTCAAGTTCTGGAGTGCGCTGGTGGCCGGCACCGGCGCGGGACTCGTGGTGAAGTACCTGCTCGACAAGCACTACATCTTCCAAGCCCACCACCTCACCAGTGCCACGGACATCGGCAAGAGCTTCTTCCGCTACGCCCTCACCGGCTTGCTGACGACCGGCATCTTCTGGGGCCTGGAACTCGGCTTCCACCATGGCTTCCCGTCATGGCCGGCTGCCAAGTACGTCGGCGGCGCGATCGGTCTCGCGATCGGCTACGTCTGGAAATACCAGCTCGACCGCCGCTTCACCTTTGCCACCCCATGA
- a CDS encoding FAD-binding oxidoreductase — translation MAEVISPAWPDQLSATSGPLLAYGLGRSYGDSCLLDGGTMVDMRFLDRLIDFDPQTGILKAEAGVTLDAILTFAVPRGWFLPTTPGTRQVTLGGAIANDVHGKNHHRIGCFGNHVPRFGLLRSDGSHLTCREGEPLHAATIGGLGLTGIITWVELKLVPIRSSMLDVELIRFRGMEEFLAISSDSSQAWEHTVAWIDCLSPGVAATRGIFIRGNWANDGGLEPHQSGGAGVPIDFPEIALNPLSIRAFNTLYYRRFLGKTKRYQQHYSPFFHPLDSVHDWNRIYGKRGLFQYQCVTPFEAGSAPMEEILKTIASTGQGSFLAVLKTFGEIASPGMLSFPSPGITLALDFPNRGASTLQLFEALDHIVRDCGGRLYPAKDARMAADDFHRAYPRLPEFMQHLDPAFTSDFWKRMTCTAA, via the coding sequence ATGGCCGAGGTGATCTCTCCCGCGTGGCCCGACCAGCTTTCCGCGACAAGCGGTCCGCTCCTCGCCTACGGGCTCGGCCGCTCGTATGGCGACTCGTGCTTGTTAGATGGCGGCACCATGGTCGACATGCGGTTTCTCGACCGGCTGATCGACTTCGATCCGCAAACCGGCATCCTCAAGGCCGAAGCAGGCGTCACCCTCGATGCCATCCTAACCTTCGCCGTCCCGCGCGGCTGGTTCCTGCCGACCACGCCGGGCACCCGGCAGGTCACGCTCGGTGGCGCGATCGCCAATGACGTGCATGGCAAGAATCACCATCGCATCGGCTGCTTCGGCAATCACGTCCCGCGCTTCGGCTTGCTCCGCTCCGACGGCTCGCACCTCACCTGCCGGGAAGGCGAGCCGCTGCATGCCGCCACCATCGGCGGGCTCGGCCTCACCGGCATCATCACCTGGGTCGAGTTGAAGCTCGTTCCGATTCGTTCGTCGATGCTGGACGTGGAACTGATCCGCTTCCGCGGGATGGAGGAGTTCCTCGCGATCTCCAGCGACTCCTCGCAAGCATGGGAACACACGGTGGCATGGATTGACTGCCTCAGCCCCGGCGTCGCCGCGACACGTGGCATTTTCATCCGCGGCAATTGGGCGAACGATGGAGGCCTTGAGCCACATCAATCCGGAGGCGCCGGCGTTCCCATCGACTTCCCGGAGATCGCGCTGAACCCGCTGTCGATCCGCGCTTTCAACACGCTCTACTACCGCCGCTTCCTGGGCAAGACGAAGCGCTATCAGCAGCATTACTCGCCGTTCTTCCATCCGCTGGATTCCGTGCACGATTGGAACCGCATCTACGGCAAGCGCGGCCTCTTCCAGTACCAGTGCGTCACGCCCTTCGAGGCTGGCAGCGCGCCGATGGAAGAGATCCTCAAGACCATCGCTTCCACGGGCCAGGGATCCTTCCTCGCGGTGCTCAAGACCTTCGGGGAAATCGCCTCCCCGGGCATGCTGTCGTTCCCCTCGCCCGGCATCACGCTGGCGCTCGATTTCCCGAATCGCGGGGCAAGCACCCTGCAGTTGTTCGAAGCCCTCGATCACATCGTGCGCGACTGCGGCGGCCGGCTCTATCCGGCGAAGGACGCCCGCATGGCAGCGGACGACTTTCATCGTGCCTACCCGCGGCTGCCCGAATTCATGCAGCACCTTGATCCGGCGTTCACCTCGGACTTTTGGAAACGGATGACCTGCACCGCAGCATGA
- a CDS encoding UbiA family prenyltransferase has protein sequence MSRAATDIPLCVDLDGTLIKSDLLHESLLRLLRHRPWMALRLPLWMAGGKTRLKSRLAAVLPEAATPPPQREDLMDFLKSEQDSGRAVYLVTASHQAAVEQVSGVFPFDEVIASTDTLNLKGENKANLLVERFGEKGFDYAGDSRADEAVWRRARKAIVVHRSARRIRQLEETFEVDRSFQPVGTTWRDWVKALRVHQWAKNLLIAVPFLVGHHYHAGWQIAGLLTAFLSMSLCASGTYLWNDLLDLEYDRAHPRKRNRLAASGKTSIPRVVIASVAMVAAGLGTGFMLSPAFGLLLMGYIVATLSYSLHFKKVAIADIFLLAMLYLSRVIGGILISEAVVSFWLFNFTFLLFVSLAAAKRFVELKTVTDAGAGSIQGRGYRADDLSVVSQLGVASGVASCIVLGLYSNSEQVTSLYQRPEWFWGICVVAFYWITRIWFITHRGEMHDDPVVFALKDPGTWVLGLIGIACVLLAAPLPAS, from the coding sequence ATGAGCCGCGCCGCCACCGACATCCCCTTGTGCGTCGATCTCGATGGCACACTGATCAAGTCCGACCTCCTCCACGAGTCGCTGCTGCGGCTGCTGCGGCACCGGCCATGGATGGCCCTGCGCCTACCCCTGTGGATGGCCGGCGGCAAGACGCGGCTGAAGTCGAGGCTCGCCGCGGTGCTGCCGGAAGCCGCCACCCCTCCCCCGCAACGCGAGGACTTGATGGACTTCCTCAAGTCCGAGCAGGACAGTGGTCGCGCCGTCTATCTGGTCACCGCCTCTCACCAGGCCGCGGTCGAGCAAGTCTCCGGGGTGTTTCCTTTCGACGAGGTCATCGCCTCGACCGACACGCTGAACCTGAAGGGTGAGAACAAGGCCAACCTGCTGGTCGAGCGCTTCGGCGAAAAGGGATTCGACTACGCCGGCGACTCGCGGGCCGATGAAGCGGTGTGGCGGCGCGCGCGCAAGGCGATCGTCGTGCATCGCTCGGCGCGGCGCATCCGGCAGTTGGAAGAGACCTTCGAGGTCGATCGCTCATTCCAACCGGTGGGCACCACATGGCGGGATTGGGTGAAGGCCCTGCGCGTCCATCAGTGGGCGAAGAATCTCCTCATCGCCGTCCCCTTTCTGGTCGGTCACCACTACCATGCCGGATGGCAGATCGCGGGCCTCTTGACCGCGTTCCTCTCGATGAGCCTGTGCGCCTCGGGCACTTACCTGTGGAATGACTTGCTCGATCTCGAATACGACCGCGCCCATCCGCGCAAGCGGAACCGCCTCGCCGCCTCGGGCAAAACCAGCATCCCGCGAGTCGTGATCGCCTCGGTCGCCATGGTGGCGGCGGGTCTTGGTACCGGCTTCATGCTCTCGCCGGCGTTCGGCCTGCTGCTGATGGGCTACATCGTCGCCACGCTTTCCTACTCGCTGCATTTCAAGAAGGTCGCCATCGCCGATATCTTCCTGCTCGCGATGCTCTACCTGTCCCGCGTGATCGGTGGCATCCTGATCTCCGAAGCAGTGGTGTCGTTCTGGCTGTTCAATTTCACCTTCCTGCTGTTCGTCTCGCTGGCCGCGGCGAAACGCTTCGTGGAGCTGAAAACCGTGACCGATGCCGGTGCCGGATCGATCCAAGGCCGCGGCTATCGCGCCGACGATCTCTCGGTGGTCTCCCAGCTCGGTGTCGCCTCCGGCGTGGCGTCGTGTATCGTTCTCGGGCTCTACTCGAACAGCGAACAGGTCACCTCCCTCTATCAGCGTCCCGAATGGTTCTGGGGCATCTGCGTGGTCGCCTTCTACTGGATCACCCGCATCTGGTTCATCACCCATCGCGGGGAAATGCATGATGACCCGGTGGTCTTCGCCCTCAAGGATCCCGGCACCTGGGTACTCGGCTTGATCGGCATCGCCTGCGTCCTCCTCGCAGCCCCGCTCCCCGCTTCATGA
- the purM gene encoding phosphoribosylformylglycinamidine cyclo-ligase, with protein sequence MGATKLTYQQAGVDTRRAAALVGDIKSHVARTQQNRKLLGAFGLFAACYDLSSYKEPVIVTGCDGVGTKLELLLEHDLLEIAGKDLVAMSVNDILTTGGDPLLFLDYIGIAALDEDKITRLISGMCDYLASCDCILAGGETAEMPGIVPVDVIELSGFCIGCAEKPELIDPSTLKVGDVLVGYASDSIHANGWSLVRRVLKEHPGCVSEEELIGFLEPTRLYHDVVRGIREAGVKPKAYAHITGGGLPENLERLFRGFGADLEIPKWELAGIDKLLAHVDSEDRFHTFNMGIGWVAIVSPDEAEKILSAGPGGTILGTLVDTEGVRVKVRGE encoded by the coding sequence ATGGGAGCAACAAAGCTGACCTACCAGCAGGCCGGGGTGGACACGCGACGAGCGGCCGCCCTGGTGGGTGACATCAAAAGCCACGTGGCCCGCACGCAGCAGAACCGTAAGCTTCTCGGAGCATTCGGTCTCTTCGCTGCCTGTTACGATCTCAGCTCTTATAAAGAGCCAGTGATTGTGACCGGTTGCGATGGTGTGGGCACCAAACTGGAGCTCCTGCTGGAGCACGATCTCCTGGAGATCGCCGGCAAGGACCTGGTGGCGATGAGTGTGAACGACATCCTCACCACCGGTGGCGATCCGTTGCTGTTCCTCGACTACATCGGCATCGCCGCGCTCGATGAAGACAAGATCACCCGCCTGATCTCCGGGATGTGCGACTACCTCGCCTCCTGCGATTGCATCCTCGCGGGCGGCGAGACGGCCGAAATGCCGGGCATCGTCCCCGTGGACGTGATCGAGCTCTCCGGCTTCTGCATCGGCTGCGCGGAGAAGCCCGAGCTGATCGATCCCTCTACTCTTAAAGTCGGTGACGTTCTCGTCGGCTACGCGTCCGACAGCATCCACGCCAATGGCTGGAGCCTTGTCCGCCGCGTGCTGAAGGAGCATCCCGGCTGCGTGAGCGAAGAGGAACTCATTGGTTTCCTCGAGCCGACCCGACTTTACCACGACGTCGTCCGCGGCATCCGCGAGGCGGGCGTGAAGCCCAAAGCCTACGCCCACATCACCGGTGGCGGCCTGCCGGAGAACCTGGAACGCCTGTTCCGTGGCTTCGGCGCCGACTTGGAGATTCCGAAGTGGGAGCTGGCAGGCATCGACAAGCTGCTGGCCCACGTCGATTCCGAGGACCGCTTCCACACCTTCAACATGGGTATCGGCTGGGTGGCCATCGTTTCACCCGACGAAGCCGAAAAGATTCTTTCTGCCGGCCCGGGAGGAACAATCCTCGGTACCCTAGTTGACACCGAGGGTGTTCGGGTGAAAGTCCGCGGCGAGTGA
- a CDS encoding amidophosphoribosyltransferase translates to MSDSLKHECGIAAVRLRKPLAYYYDRYGTTLWGFQKLFLLMEKQHNRGQDGVGIGCAKLDMPLGQPYIFRRRDSERDGLSNIFRKEMKTFNKMVRKGLIDPKRPDTIKTNYDFSGEVLIGHLRYGTSGEFDEGSCHPYLRRSNWPTRTLMVMGNFNMTNAAALNQVLVDRGQHPVFGTDTQTVLEEIGFHLDEAHTDLYRKLRDEGVDGREMPERISSDLDLARIVGESAQSWDGGYSICGVVGNGDMFVMRDPRGIRPCHMLVTEDVIAFASERVPLMTVFEADASQVKAVDPGCVVTIKADGSFTDTPFSPPQRFSPCSFEKIYFSRGNDPQIYRERKAMGAALVSQVVKAIDSTFDKAVFSFIPNTAETAYYGLMDGLRLYRRQEVRSSILEAQANGELTPELLDDLILRNWPRGEKIAHKDIKMRTFIAQEKGRDQLVSHVYDITYGVVRSDDALVALDDSIVRGTTLKKSILKILARTKPRKIVVCSTAPQIRYPDCYGIDMSELGKFIAFQATIALHRRAGRQSLLDRIYEECRSELQKPVGEMVNRVKGVYEAFTDDEVSAEISRMVSPEDIDCDVQVIFQTIENLRASVKGPCGDWYFTGDYPTAGGYAMVNSAYVNWYDGVGGRSYGLPF, encoded by the coding sequence ATGAGCGACTCCCTGAAGCACGAATGCGGAATCGCCGCCGTCCGGCTCCGCAAACCGCTGGCCTATTATTACGACCGCTATGGAACCACCCTTTGGGGGTTCCAGAAGCTTTTCCTGCTGATGGAGAAGCAGCACAACCGCGGCCAGGACGGGGTCGGCATTGGTTGCGCGAAGCTGGATATGCCACTGGGGCAGCCGTATATTTTCCGCCGCCGCGACAGCGAGCGTGATGGATTGTCGAACATCTTCCGCAAGGAGATGAAGACCTTCAATAAGATGGTCCGCAAGGGACTCATCGATCCGAAGCGTCCCGACACGATCAAGACGAACTACGATTTCAGCGGCGAGGTTCTCATCGGGCACCTCCGTTATGGCACCTCCGGCGAGTTCGACGAAGGGTCCTGCCATCCTTACCTGCGCCGGAGCAACTGGCCGACGCGCACGCTCATGGTCATGGGCAATTTCAACATGACCAATGCGGCGGCGCTGAACCAGGTGCTTGTCGATCGCGGCCAGCATCCGGTCTTCGGCACCGACACGCAGACGGTGCTCGAGGAGATCGGCTTCCATCTCGATGAAGCGCACACCGACCTCTACCGCAAGCTGCGCGACGAAGGTGTGGATGGCCGCGAGATGCCGGAGAGGATTTCTTCCGATCTCGATCTCGCGCGCATCGTCGGTGAATCCGCGCAGTCATGGGACGGCGGCTATTCGATCTGCGGTGTGGTCGGCAATGGCGACATGTTCGTGATGCGCGATCCGCGCGGCATCCGGCCCTGCCACATGCTGGTCACCGAGGATGTCATCGCCTTCGCTTCCGAGCGGGTGCCGCTGATGACGGTTTTCGAAGCGGATGCCTCGCAGGTGAAGGCGGTCGATCCGGGTTGCGTGGTCACGATCAAGGCGGACGGCTCTTTCACCGACACGCCGTTTTCCCCGCCGCAGCGTTTCTCACCTTGCTCGTTTGAGAAGATCTACTTCTCGCGCGGCAATGACCCGCAGATCTACCGCGAGCGCAAGGCGATGGGTGCCGCGCTGGTCTCGCAGGTGGTGAAGGCGATCGACAGCACCTTCGACAAGGCGGTCTTTTCCTTCATCCCGAACACCGCGGAGACCGCCTACTACGGCCTGATGGATGGCCTTCGTCTGTATCGCCGCCAGGAAGTCCGTTCCTCCATCCTCGAGGCTCAGGCGAATGGCGAGCTGACTCCGGAGCTGTTGGACGATCTCATTCTCCGCAATTGGCCGCGTGGCGAGAAGATCGCCCACAAGGACATCAAGATGCGGACCTTCATCGCGCAGGAGAAGGGTCGCGATCAATTGGTGTCCCACGTTTACGACATCACCTATGGGGTGGTGCGTTCCGACGATGCGCTGGTGGCGCTGGATGACTCGATCGTTCGCGGCACCACGCTGAAGAAGTCGATTCTCAAGATTCTGGCGCGGACCAAGCCGCGGAAGATCGTGGTGTGCTCGACCGCACCGCAGATCCGCTACCCCGATTGCTACGGGATCGACATGTCGGAACTCGGCAAGTTCATCGCCTTCCAGGCTACGATCGCGCTTCACCGGCGCGCGGGCCGCCAGTCGTTGCTCGACCGCATCTACGAGGAATGCCGTAGCGAGCTGCAGAAGCCGGTGGGTGAAATGGTCAACCGCGTGAAGGGCGTCTATGAGGCCTTCACCGACGACGAGGTCTCGGCGGAAATCAGCCGCATGGTCTCGCCGGAGGATATCGACTGCGACGTGCAGGTGATCTTCCAGACGATCGAAAACCTCCGCGCTTCCGTGAAGGGTCCGTGCGGTGATTGGTACTTCACCGGCGACTATCCGACGGCCGGTGGATACGCGATGGTCAACTCGGCGTATGTGAATTGGTACGATGGGGTGGGTGGGCGCAGCTACGGTTTGCCGTTCTGA
- a CDS encoding NAD-dependent epimerase/dehydratase family protein — MKILVTGGSGFIGSHIVEHYQDRADEIRVLDNLRTGYRKNLDGLKHVFIEGSITDREVVAKAVEGVDYVFHLAALVSVPESMAKPAECVDINVHGLLNVLEASAAAGVKKLVFASSAAIYGDNPTVPKLETMLPEPKSPYAVTKLDGEYYLDLFNRERGLETAAIRFFNVFGPRQDPKGAYAAAVPIFIEKAIKGEDITVHGDGEQTRDFIYVKDIVGALSFAVETPGVTGVFNAGYGGQMTINDLASKILAAAGSSSQVLHGPERAGDVKHSRSSADKLRGSGWQPQHSLDQSLATTLEFFRK, encoded by the coding sequence ATGAAAATCCTCGTCACCGGAGGCTCCGGCTTCATCGGCTCTCACATCGTCGAGCACTATCAGGACAGGGCGGATGAGATCCGCGTGCTCGACAACCTCCGCACCGGCTACCGCAAGAATCTCGATGGACTGAAGCACGTCTTCATCGAAGGTTCGATCACCGATCGCGAGGTCGTGGCGAAAGCAGTCGAAGGCGTCGACTACGTCTTCCATCTCGCCGCTCTCGTCAGCGTGCCGGAGTCGATGGCGAAGCCCGCCGAGTGCGTGGACATCAATGTCCACGGTCTCCTCAATGTCCTCGAAGCCTCCGCCGCAGCGGGCGTGAAGAAGCTCGTCTTCGCTTCCTCCGCCGCGATCTACGGCGACAACCCGACGGTGCCGAAGCTTGAGACGATGCTGCCCGAGCCGAAGAGCCCGTACGCCGTCACCAAGCTCGATGGTGAGTACTACCTCGACCTCTTCAACCGCGAGCGCGGCCTCGAAACGGCAGCGATCCGTTTCTTCAACGTCTTCGGCCCGCGTCAGGATCCCAAGGGTGCCTACGCCGCAGCCGTACCCATCTTCATCGAGAAGGCAATCAAAGGCGAAGACATCACCGTCCATGGCGACGGCGAGCAAACCCGCGACTTCATCTACGTGAAGGACATCGTCGGCGCGCTGTCATTCGCCGTCGAAACTCCCGGCGTGACCGGCGTCTTCAATGCCGGCTACGGCGGCCAGATGACGATCAACGATCTCGCCTCGAAGATCCTCGCGGCAGCCGGTTCATCATCCCAAGTCCTCCACGGCCCCGAACGCGCCGGCGACGTGAAGCACTCGCGCTCCAGCGCCGACAAGCTCCGCGGTTCCGGCTGGCAGCCGCAGCACTCGCTCGACCAGTCCCTGGCAACAACGCTGGAGTTCTTCCGGAAATAA